A window from Plectropomus leopardus isolate mb chromosome 3, YSFRI_Pleo_2.0, whole genome shotgun sequence encodes these proteins:
- the LOC121964995 gene encoding interferon-induced protein 44-like, whose amino-acid sequence MNSLLTSRQQKSICSQLGSVRLQLLYKASIHGFTGPAFHQRCDNRCPTVSVGYNASGYVFGGFTKQPFSQSGHYVNDDQAFLFTFSGEKLLKYPVTTPANAVRMIANSGPYFGEALVLVNGSKAVVYSSPGNYYNFTAAEMHGNDLNLTECEVYQVEETTELERPWRSINWESQNKKELMESIKMYKPTISSVSQARVLLIGPVGAGKSSFFNSINSVFRGHVTSQAIAGSSTTSLTTQFRTFSVKAGREGKSLPIIFCDTMGLEESRGAGLDIDDINSILKGHLPDRYQFNPSAPLHSEAHSYRKSPGLNDKIHCVAYVIDACKISIMPAKLEEKLAAVRKKVNLMGIPQIVLLTKADEACPLVKEDVKNIYKSGYIKEMMQEVSARLGVPVSCVVPVKNYCEELELDQSCDILLLSAVMQILRFTDNYFDEISDQLSTTDVKE is encoded by the exons ATGAATTCCTTACTAACCAGCAGGCAGCAGAAATCAATCTGCTCTCAGCTGGGAAGCGTCAGACTCCAGCTGCTGTACAAGGCCAGCATCCATGGTTTCACTGGCCCAGCCTTCCACCAACGATGTGACAACCGCTGCCCAACGGTGTCTGTGGGTTACAACGCCTCTGGTTATGTGTTTGGAGGCTTCACCAAACAACCGTTTAGTCAGTCTGGACATTATGTGAATGATGACCAGGCCTTTCTTTTCACCTTCAGTGGAGAAAAGCTACTCAAATATCCAGTCACCACTCCCGCTAATGCAGTCAGAATGATCGCTAACTCAGGTCCATATTTTGGAGAAGCGTTGGTTCTTGTCAATGGCAGCAAAGCTGTAGTCTATAGCAGTCCAGGAAATTATTACAACTTCACTGCTGCAGAAATGCACGGCAACGACCTCAACCTGACTGAATGTGAAGTCTATCAAGTTGAAG AAACTACAGAACTTGAGAGGCCATGGAGGAGTATAAACTGGGAATCTCA GAACAAAAAGGAGCTAATGGAGagtattaaaatgtacaaaccaACAATCAGCTCTGTGTCCCAGGCTCGGGTTCTGCTCATTGGACCAGTTGGAGCTGGAAAGTCCAGCTTCTTCAATTCAATCAACTCTGTATTCAGAGGCCACGTCACCAGTCAGGCCATTGCTGGCTCCTCTACCACCAGTCTCACCACACAG tttcgCACCTTCTCAGTGAAAGCTGGTCGAGAAGGGAAATCTCTGCCAATCATCTTTTGTGATACCATGGGATTGGAGGAAAGCAGAGGGGCGGGGCTTGACATAGATGACATCAACAGCATCCTCAAAGGTCATTTGCCAGACCGTTATCAG TTCaatccctctgctcctctgcattCGGAGGCTCACAGCTATCGTAAGTCTCCAGGGCTTAATGATAAGATCCATTGTGTGGCCTACGTCATTGATGCCTGCAAAATTTCCATCATGCCTGCAAAGCTGGAGGAGAAGCTGGCTGCTGTCCGCAAAAAGGTCAATCTAATGG GGATTCCTCAGATTGTCCTACTAACCAAAGCAGATGAAGCTTGCCCTTTGGTGAAAGAAGACgtgaaaaacatttacaaaagtgGCTACATCAAGGAAATG ATGCAGGAGGTCAGCGCACGGCTTGGAGTGCCAGTTTCTTGTGTTGTTCCGGTAAAGAACTACTGTGAGGAGCTGGAGTTGGACCAGAGCTGCGACATCCTGCTGCTCAGCGCCGTAATGCAGATCCTTCGCTTCACAGATAATTACTTTGACGAGATTAGTGACCAATTAAGCACCACTGATGTCAAAGAATAA
- the ifi44g gene encoding interferon-induced protein 44 isoform X2, with amino-acid sequence MQKETGEKIGLGGFTFGLQTKPSTTPATSAKPVFSTSAGSISCLSKVTSASSTEKREDKPLFTFPGAQLEFQWRNMEWTEEQRTSLMKTVSSYRPSCEEVTQARVLLLGPVGCGKSSFISSVQSVFNGRVTNRAMVGSSSTNFTKKLQSFSIQGGEEKDPTGLVLCDIGGMGGGEMTGLTLYDILSVINGHVPEGHKFRPDQPVRSETVGYVKRPSLKDKIHCVAFVVDASKIVTYSKLFSTTFQRLREHISDLGVHQVALLTHIDQICPETAKDVTQVYKSRVIRDMMGKAGDLLGMSTSYIVPVKNYSSELDLDDNTDVLLLSAVDHILQYADLFFQDNTPQHTGPKTD; translated from the exons ATGCAGAaggaaacaggagaaaaaatcGG TCTGGGTGGCTTTACATTTGGACTCCAAACCAAACCTTCCACGACTCCAGCTACCTCAGCCAAGCCTGTTTTCAGCACATCAGCAGGATCCATAAGTTGTCTCAGCAAAGTTACAAGTGCCAGTTCAACGGAGAAAAGGGAGGACAAacctttgtttacatttccag GAGCTCAGCTGGAATTTCAATGGAGAAACATGGAGTGGACAGAAGA GCAAAGGACAAGCCTGATGAAGACCGTCAGCTCATACAGACCGAGCTGTGAGGAGGTGACTCAGGCTCGGGTTCTCCTCCTGGGGCCGGTTGGTTGTGGAAAGTCCAGCTTcatcagttcagttcagtctgTGTTTAATGGAAGAGTCACCAACCGGGCCATGGTGGGCTCCTCCTCGACCAACTTCACCAAGAAG CTGCAGTCCTTCAGCATCCAGGGTGGGGAGGAAAAAGACCCTACTGGACTGGTGCTGTGTGATATTGGTGGGATGGGGGGTGGAGAGATGACTGGACTGACCCTTTATGACATCTTGTCTGTCATAAACGGTCATGTACCCGAGGGACACAAG TTCCGTCCAGATCAGCCAGTGAGGTCTGAGACTGTAGGCTATGTGAAGAGGCCCAGCCTCAAAGACAAGATCCATTGTGTGGCCTTTGTGGTGGATGCCTCTAAAATCGTGACCTACTCCAAACTCTTCAGCACCACCTTCCAGCGGCTCCGAGAGCACATCAGTGACCTGG GTGTCCACCAGGTGGCTCTGCTCACCCACATTGACCAGATTTGTCCAGAAACGGCCAAAGATGTCACCCAGGTTTACAAGAGCCGTGTCATTCGTGACATG atGGGTAAAGCTGGAGATCTGTTGGGCATGTCCACCTCTTACATCGTCCCGGTGAAAAACTACTCGTCTGAGCTGGACCTGGATGACAACACTGACGTGCTTCTGCTTAGTGCTGTCGACCACATCCTGCAGTATGCTGACCTGTTTTTCCAAGACAATACACCACAGCACACAGGGCCAAAGACAGACTAA
- the ifi44g gene encoding interferon-induced protein 44 isoform X1 has protein sequence MQKETGEKIGLGGFTFGLQTKPSTTPATSAKPVFSTSAGSISCLSKVTSASSTEKREDKPLFTFPAALGLKQDHGSRRNHDPVELLRREITKLPAKTPRAQLEFQWRNMEWTEEQRTSLMKTVSSYRPSCEEVTQARVLLLGPVGCGKSSFISSVQSVFNGRVTNRAMVGSSSTNFTKKLQSFSIQGGEEKDPTGLVLCDIGGMGGGEMTGLTLYDILSVINGHVPEGHKFRPDQPVRSETVGYVKRPSLKDKIHCVAFVVDASKIVTYSKLFSTTFQRLREHISDLGVHQVALLTHIDQICPETAKDVTQVYKSRVIRDMMGKAGDLLGMSTSYIVPVKNYSSELDLDDNTDVLLLSAVDHILQYADLFFQDNTPQHTGPKTD, from the exons ATGCAGAaggaaacaggagaaaaaatcGG TCTGGGTGGCTTTACATTTGGACTCCAAACCAAACCTTCCACGACTCCAGCTACCTCAGCCAAGCCTGTTTTCAGCACATCAGCAGGATCCATAAGTTGTCTCAGCAAAGTTACAAGTGCCAGTTCAACGGAGAAAAGGGAGGACAAacctttgtttacatttccag cagcacTGGGCTTGAAGCAGGACCATGGCAGCCGTCGCAACCACGATCCAGTGGAACTTTTGAGACGAGAAATCACAAAGCTGCCTGCAAAGACGCCAA GAGCTCAGCTGGAATTTCAATGGAGAAACATGGAGTGGACAGAAGA GCAAAGGACAAGCCTGATGAAGACCGTCAGCTCATACAGACCGAGCTGTGAGGAGGTGACTCAGGCTCGGGTTCTCCTCCTGGGGCCGGTTGGTTGTGGAAAGTCCAGCTTcatcagttcagttcagtctgTGTTTAATGGAAGAGTCACCAACCGGGCCATGGTGGGCTCCTCCTCGACCAACTTCACCAAGAAG CTGCAGTCCTTCAGCATCCAGGGTGGGGAGGAAAAAGACCCTACTGGACTGGTGCTGTGTGATATTGGTGGGATGGGGGGTGGAGAGATGACTGGACTGACCCTTTATGACATCTTGTCTGTCATAAACGGTCATGTACCCGAGGGACACAAG TTCCGTCCAGATCAGCCAGTGAGGTCTGAGACTGTAGGCTATGTGAAGAGGCCCAGCCTCAAAGACAAGATCCATTGTGTGGCCTTTGTGGTGGATGCCTCTAAAATCGTGACCTACTCCAAACTCTTCAGCACCACCTTCCAGCGGCTCCGAGAGCACATCAGTGACCTGG GTGTCCACCAGGTGGCTCTGCTCACCCACATTGACCAGATTTGTCCAGAAACGGCCAAAGATGTCACCCAGGTTTACAAGAGCCGTGTCATTCGTGACATG atGGGTAAAGCTGGAGATCTGTTGGGCATGTCCACCTCTTACATCGTCCCGGTGAAAAACTACTCGTCTGAGCTGGACCTGGATGACAACACTGACGTGCTTCTGCTTAGTGCTGTCGACCACATCCTGCAGTATGCTGACCTGTTTTTCCAAGACAATACACCACAGCACACAGGGCCAAAGACAGACTAA